tcgtctaagctggcctcaaacatgtgattctctaacatcagcctcccaagtagctgagattacaagacatgcaccactgagccccacaAAAATGTCTGCAATTTGCTggcattttgttttttcattctgATTAAAAGGATAAACCAGGTCATCAGTCCAGGGCCTGCCAATCTCATTCAGGCACCTATGAGCAAGCTTAGTTCAGCCCCTGGTATGGAGCGGAAAGGGGAATTTACCTTTTAGCTATAAGGGGCCCTGGACTTGGACCAGTGGAGACAGAAACAGGGAGGAGGCCACTCTCTAGAAGGGAGGGGCAGCATCAAACCAAGGGAAACTCAAGAAGGGCTGACCAGCAACTGCTGAGGTTAGGCCCAATAAGAACAATAGTGACTACTCAGGGCAAAAAGTTCCTTCTGCATTCAGGACCAGAAATATTCAGACTACATGTCATAAAAAGGGAAGGACCGGAAGAAATCCCACAGAGAGGCAGACATGGGGTCAGAGAGGCAAAGAACAGCCAGACTGTGGTTCCCTGAACACACACCCACTGCTTCCAGGCTGTCAGAGGGATCTTCACGTTTATAAACTAAGGAACACAAGACACAGGACCATTCAATTATCAGAAAATCAGATACAATCTCAAAACATATGATAATGATACTTGGTACTCCCAGGACAGGAGAAGAGGTTCATTAATAGTCTATGGTACATAAATCTCAAACCCTTGccaaaacacagaacaaaaattAGAAGGAGAGATGATAAAAGGTTGAGGGAGATAGATGCTTGACAAAAATCcctttttaaattcatttcttcCCTACCTGGATGATGCTGAACTGATATTAATGGGTAATACTTACTTAAAAGTATATATTCCCTATCTTCTTCCTATAACTTGTCTATGCAGCATATAATGGATTAGGACAAAATCTCTACCaaataaaaaagtatatattCTCTATCTTTTTCTATAGCTGATCTCTTTTGAATACACTTAATAAGACAAAATCTCcaccaaataataaaaatatacggTAATTTTTGCTATACtccgctttttcactgctgtaaccaaaagacctATAAGAACAGTTTTAGAGGGGGAAAATTTTATATCAGGGCTCAcgatttcagagatctcagtccatagacagccagctccattcctctgggTACCGGGGTGAAGCAGAACAACACGGCAGAAgtatgtggtggaggaaagcgttTCAGGACATTGCACCAAAAAGCAGAGAAAGAGTTCACTCTCCACGAaacaaaatttatactccaaaggcacacccacaatgatccacctcctccagccacatcctacctgcctacagttaagcCCTATCAGtagattaatacactgattaggttcagtctctcataacccaatctaaatttccttgcattgtctcacatatgggcTTCTGGAGGACATCTCTTATCTAAaccaaaataatattaaaaataagattaCCATATGATCTAAGTGGATGGGTATATAAAAAACAGAACTCCAAAAGAATTAGAAATAGTTCTTGGAGGCTATTTGTGTACCCACattaattcacaacagccaaacagTCGAAATACCCAAGTGTCCACacacagattaatggataaataCAATGTGGAATACACAAAGATTGAAATATTATTCAGGCTGAACAAGAAATGtgacacatgctacaacattGATGAACCTTGAAGACATTATACTAAGCGAAAGGAGTTAGTAATGAGAGAACAAATCTTGTATGATTCCACTTGTATGAGGCACTCAGAGTAGGCAAGTCATAGACAGAAAGGAGGCCGGTGGTTGCCAAAGGCAGGTGAGTGGGTAAAATGGGGAGTAATTGTTTAATGGGCACAGAGTCCCAGTTATGCCAGTTCATTAGGAGTGTCACACTGAAGAGTGAAAACTGTGGGACACCAGCCCCCTTCTCACACCCTTTTGTTTCCTGTCTTTGAGGTGAGTAGTTTGAATCTGCCAtatgctcccaccatgatgtcctgctatGTGACAAGCTCACACAAAATGTGGTCGACTAATCATGGACTGGAACCTTCAAAACAGTGAACCAAaagaaaccttttctctttataagtttctTATTTCTGGTTACAGTAATAGAAACTGTTTAGCACAGGAAATGTGTACCAAGAGGTTGGGTCTTTATCATTACTGTATGCCTGGGGAGGTAGAGGAGTCTGAAATTTTTTTATACAGAAAGCCAGAGTGCTATAAGCAGAGGTTAATGGGTGACTCTGGTGAAGGCTCAGAAAACCAGAAAGCTGAGAAGAATGTGGACAGTAAAGATGAAGCTCTTGAGATATTCAATGGAAATGTGGACTCTATTAAGAATAGTGCtagccaggctcagtggcacacgcttgtaatcctagtggctcaggaggctgaggcaggaggatcaagagttcaaagccagcatcagcaacagccaggcactaagcaatttaatgagaccctgtctctaaataaaatacgaaatagggctgggatgtggctcagtgttggtgcccctgagttcaatccctgatacaaaaaagaagaaggaggaggaggaggagagtgcTAAAGGCCATCCTTGTTACACTgttggaaaaaaatggaagcatttTGTCCGGTCCCCAAAACTATGTGAGAGATTGAGTTTGAAGATGATGGGCTAGTTTCCTTGGTAGAGGATATTGGATAGCAGCAAAGCATTTAAGTAGTGATATAGGTATTACTGACTGCTTATACCTAAATTTACAGTGACAATTTGGCTCAAAAAGGAACAGAGCAGAAAGGTTTTTAAAATTCACAgtttgagccaggcacagtggtacaaacatgtaatcccagcaactggagagccaaggcaggaggattgcaagttcaaggtcagttcaacaacttagcaagactcttggcaactttgcaagactttatctcaaaaaaaataaaataaaaagggctggggatataactcggtGGTAGACACCACTAGATTTAATTCATAGTActaaacaaaactgaaaataaaacaaaatgatatCTGAAGTGAAGTgaaattaagttaaattaaatcacAGTTTTTCCCAGATAAGGAACATGCATAAACTTTCAGAAAAGAGAGTGCAATCATTAGCACTGGAAATAAGAAGCCAAGTGCTTTGGACCAGAACTATAAGAAGGAGgacttgagagcatctcagagatCTGCAAGGTCACCCCAAGCTTCACAGGCTCAAAAGTGCAGAAGTGTAAATTTCTTTGAAAAACTTTCCTTTGTGGAAAGAACGCTGGTGCCTAATGTACCTATGGATTGGTCTCCCTGAATTCAACTAGCAGGACACTCAGAGGCCACTGCAGTCGTGGTTCATGTGGGCCCATCAGGTGGGTCTATGGTGATAGACCTCAGCCTTATGCACATGGTGCTGGTTTTTCAGGCAAGCAGAATAAGAGAGTTATTGGGTAATGGAGCCCTCTATCAATATTTCAAAGGAAACCCTGGGAAGCAGGGTAGTATGTGACAGGTGCCAGTCCCTATAAGCAGCTCCTTGGAGGGCAATACATGGATTTGTGGGGATGAAGGCAAAACTAAAATGGAGACCACAGGAAAGTCAATGCCAGAATCCTGAAATGCCTGCCAAGGGAAGCTGCAGGCTTCCCTTAAATAGAGCCAGCCAAGAAAGTGGTCACGTGGGCTAAAACAGCAATGCCATAGGAATATGGCTGTCCAGGACATGGGAGCACACTTCCTGCCCCAGTGTACCCTGTATGCTGGACATGGACCTGTAGGATGTAATGTTTTCCCTGCTGGGTTCAGGTCTTGTTTTAATCCAATCCCTCTTTCTATTCCTCTTGGAGGGAAGATTGACTCTGTGACTGTGCTACCATTGTATCATAGAAGTATGTAACTTTCTTTTTCATATATACAAGGGCTCACACCTAAGAGTTTGCCTTTATTCTCAGAGGACATTCTGAACTTGGAATATTGAACAATACTGGGACAGTCATCTTTGGGAACTTTTTGCAAGTTCATATTGGGTGAATGGACAGATGGTGAAAGTGAGTTGGACAAGAACCTTTTGGGGTTAGGGATAAatactatagtttggatcttaaaaGTCCCCAGAAGGCCCACATGTTACAGAGTCAGTCTCTAGAGCAGAGCTATTAGAAGTGGCAGAGTCTTTCAGAAATGGAGtctagtgggaggtctttaggtcataGAAACTGTGTGCCTTAAAGTAACTTTGGGATGCTGGCCCCCTTCTcattctcttttgcttcctgggtACAGGGTGAGcagttttactccatcatatgctCCAGCTATGATGTGCTGCACTACCCCCCCCCACCCGCCCAAAAGCAGTCGTGAACTGGAAACTCCAAAACTATGATCCAAAGTAAATCTTTTCTCTTTGAGTGGATTGTCTCAGATATTTGTTATAGTAaaacaaagctgactaacacaatagCCATTCACATTTTGGATTGTCTAATCCAGTAAATTTTCTGGTGTCGATTTCCCAATTTTGCCACATTCTCATTAACATGCTTCTTTCCTTTGGCTACATTTTCTGTGTTCTAAAAGTTGAGGTGGGCAGTAGAATCCCTGTGGTAATGAGTTTCCTGGCAGCTAAACAACTACTACTAAGACCCGACAGCCtgaggaaagctgtgaatggaccaGAGGTGGTTGCCAAGCTCAGGTTAAGGGTAAGGTAACACCAGGCTCTTTGGTGTTAACTTTTCCATCAGCCTTCTCCAAAGTTGTTAGGTTCTTAGCGTGAACCAGCGTTGTATTGGGCATGGAAGGTGAATGGGCAGCGGTCAAGAAAGGTGTTGTGTTTCATTAAGACAACGAAaccaattttttctttaaaagcaaATTTATAGAAGTTGGATACAAGAAAACAAACATCCTGCAATCAGATGGAAATCACATGTGACTTAGCATAAAACTTGGAAAGAAGTAACCAAAATCTCTCATCAATTCTAGTCATTTATCAGAAGATAGACACACCAATTTTTCCTGCTCATGGGGATATGCCTTTCTCATCTGGCTGCCTGGACACCAAGCCACCTTCTCCTCTTTACTCTCGTTTCTCAGGTACTTCCAACCCAGAGAGGGGGAGCCCTATACAGGGGACATAAGTAGTCCAATCCCTGTGCCTCACTGTAAATTAAATTCGATGGCTGGTTTGCAGAGCTTATTATGTGATTTCTACTCAAAAATGAGTGAAGATCCAATCCTGAAACTAGCCCAGACTCAGCTTCTGAGGTAGGTAAAGGCCTTGAAAGACCCTGTGCGCAGCTCTACTGCAGCCAACTTTGAAACAGCTTCTGAAATCAAAATAGTGTTGCCACATCCCCCCTAACATAAATGGAGAGAAAATTAACACATAAAAGTAACTTTAATTCAGAGCAGGGatagcttagtggtggagtgcttatTTAGCATGCAAAAGGTCAGGACTTTAATTCCCACcaatgcaaaaacaaaaacacaaaagaaaattcTGCAAAACTCTTTAATCTCCATAATGGAAAGAATTACTGTATTTCACTGAATCTGAGATAGTGATTGTAAAATAGAgcattattatatatttatatatgtatagggGGAACATGGAACTAATTTTGCAACAATATTAATGATCATTGATTGGGAGGTATATCCTGATGTCAGAGATTTTAAAAGTGTGGTAAAAATGAATGTCTTAGGATCAATTAAATTCAGCACCAAAAAGTTATTCTTCAAAAAATTTATTCAAATAATATATTAGAATTAAGTATATTAAATTGGAACCTACTCATTATTGGTAGCATAtacttaaaattttttgtttcatttctcaTTAAAAACAAAGGATGGACTGACACATGGGTTAATTTAGGAGATGTGTTGTAGGAACTTGGAAATTTATGGATTTTCTTAGGCaatcatttcattttcatttctcgAATCACAGATCAGGACATGATAGACAAGACCTATGTTAAGTCTCTCGGTGTAGAGCCaggtctcctgggccctgctgtgTTCTCTTCATGGAAATCAAAAATCAAGTGAGTCCATAGCATTCTTTGGTCTAACCCTACAGGTAAGGTAAAGCAATTAATAAAAGCATTTATTCCGCCAAAGATGTTCTTTCATGAAACTACTGAACTTTCCAGGGTTACGGATGCTTGGAAATTTACACAGCAAATCCAATCCATTCCTCCCTCATTTTGCTCTTTTAGGACATTATCCAAGTTCTCAAACAAATGGCTTCTTGGCACGTTCTGAAAGGTATAGACTATAAAATATTACTTAATCAGCTTTATGCCAAACACTAGTCTCCTGCCTAGATACTACTATAATCAGCTTTATGCCAAACACTAGTCTCCTGACTAGATACTACTTGGTAGTTTATGGAAGACTCTGGGAAGTATGCAACATTTCATAACTTTTTAGCATTTGCTGCAAATGGAACAGACATCCTATTTCAGTGTCCCCAGAGCatgttgaaaatctgtgaatgctctCCTGTGACTGACTTTTTTAAAAGTGGTAATTATTCAGGGCAGTACATAAACAATCCATCTTCCCTAAGTGTTTGCCCCTTTTTTGTCCTGACTTCTGGCAAGGTGCTTCATAGGGGAATCACCAGTATTAATTGCAGAAGATGCAAAGGTTAGCACATTTGAAGAGATTGGAAGAGATTGGAGACTGACCGTGGGCTGTATCAAAATATTTCCACATCCCTTTTAAAGGATGACTCATTGTGTCATTCATTCCAAAACACTTCAAAAACCATTTCATTCCATTTTTATGCATCCCCCTCTTCATTCTATTTTTATAACCTAGAACTAGAGGGCACAGCTTTCTTGCCCTCACTCTTTCTGTTAGCTTTTCGCTGGCGATCCAGAGGCAAGGTGGCTAATTTATACAGCACAGGAAATATAACAGCAGTGAATATTGCTGATCCTAAACAGGAATACAGAACAATAGGCAAGTCTGGATATTGTCCTTCAACAACTCCAATTATTGCAGGAATAGCCATGTCTCCCAGGGCTGCACCAATTACCAAAAAGGCTGCTGATTTCCCACTTATGGTCGTGTACTGCTCAATCCAGGAAATACCACTGGGAAACGTGGTTGCCATTGAGGCCCCATACACTGAAGTGGCAATCCAGAGACAAAGTGGATTCTTGTTGAAAAGCACCAGAAATAAAGATGAAGCCAGGCTGCCAATGTTGCTCAACACAATCATGATGCCTGGCTGTAGACATGCAGCAAAGAAGATCGCCAGACCCCTGCAGGCTGCAAAGGTCCCCCAGAAGATGGAGTTCAACCCAGCGGCTTCACTTTCTTCCATGCCAGCATAGGTGGTGGCAAAGGAGAAAATATAGGAGCCATATGTTATCTCTGCTCcaacataaaaaaagaagaacacgAAAAGGAGGCAGAGAAGGGTCTTGTGATATTCAGCTCTTCGATATGCCTGAGCAGATACTTTTGCTCTTTCCTGCCTTGAGCTTTTCTTAAAAAACAGAGCAAACAGGAAGAGAGACACTATGAAAATATAAGCACCGATAAAAGCATAAGCCCAGAATAGATTCATGTCATCAGGCAATCCAAAGAGAGGGGCTGAGTCAGCTTCAGATGATCCGTTGGTGGCTGGAGGCTGAAAGGCAGGCTCTGTGTGGTTTTCAGCAGACACTGGGGTACCCAGTGCCAATTTAGCCAGAAGTGGAGCCAGAAAAGCACCCAAGGCGAAACCAAAGTGTAATGACTGCATGTGTGGGGCTCCTTTGTCCCCCCAAAGAGCCAAAATGAGGATGTTACCACCTGCCAACGAAAGATGGGGAAATGATTTAGGTTAAACACAGTAACACTGAAAAAGGTAATTAAGAAAAGAAGGCTGAGTCTGTATCATGTGGCTTGCACATTGCAATATACAGAGTTATCGAACATGACACCTGACCCAGTTCTCTGATTGGGGAACTCTAACCCAATACCACCAGAGAGCTAAGTGTATGACATCTCATGCATGCTGGAATTCTATAAGCTGATAAACCACTACCTCCAAGCACATTAGCCAAAGCTTTTCATAAAACAGTGCTAACACTGTATTGGGAAATAATGCTTATTCACctatttatttctaaataattaaaatatatatgtatttactaGACAAATATGACCATCAGATAGTAGCCAATTACTAAAGCTTTCTTTTTCTTGGAACTGGTAGTCACTTCAAGAACATCATTTACCTATGTATAAACCAGATGCAAAATACACTTTGAGGAACCCGAATACTGTAGGATTCTAGTATGCCTGTTACAGGGAACAAGAACACCTTTTAGCATCTGCATTCACCCTGTTTGGACACCTGCAAAGTGAAAGACTGGAAGCATCAATTGTTTGGCTTCCTTTTTTAAAGATCAGATATTTTCTGATGAATGTATAATTCTACCCTGTAGTTTAACATCCAAACTAAGCCTGACATATAAAATATTTCCTTGCCGTATCTGATAACATTAGAATGGAAAGGTGGACCTTCAAAGCTGGATTTGGCCCTCAATAAACATCACCTGTGTCACTGATGACCCATGGATTAACTGGACTGCAGCGGGGCAGGAAACTTTgagagggaaaagaaaggaaaCCAAGGTATATACAATACAGGTTTCTCTCAGCTCAAAAACAAGGGTATAGTTTAAATTGAAtggcttcttcttttctttcaccACCAAATAAGGGTTCCAAACTTCACTGAATCTGAGATAGTGATTAATTCAAACAATTAAAACTGTTTTATCCTAGCGAAACATCAATCCCTTATGCTACAATAACAAAAATCTATCACAAAATGAAAGCTTGCTTCTCTGTACTGGAATTAGCCACAGGAAGGTGTCCTTCCCTGTTTAGATAATATAAATCAACAATCTCCCACAGAACAAAATCCtttatgttcactttacatttggcCGCTCAAAATTTGATACCCTAACTGGCAAGAATAATTGATAGAAGAGTGATTCTGAATGACCCATTCAGAAAGCCCATGTCATTTCAAGAGCATTGCAAGTtacagtttttttaaatttattggttcattataattatacatactaGTGGGATTCTTTATGTCATATACTTtcatgcacataatataatttaATCAATCTCGTTCCCCAGTACCTTcactttccttcccttcctccctctccctgatTCACTTGctgtactctactgatctcccttctattagcAAGTGATAGTTTAATACTATCTGCTCTCCCAGAGGTGACACTGAAGAATTCACTTACCTGTATCCAGAACACCTATTGAAGTGCCAAGGACAGACATCATGACTATCAGTAATACTGATCTCTTGCACAAAGGAATAATGTAAAGACCAACTGTAGTAGCTAACATTGACATCCCTGAGAAGAAAAGGTAAAAGCAACTATTTAGAAATGGGTGtgaagccaggcactgtggcacatgcctgtaatccctgcaactcaggaggctgaagaaggaagttcgtaagttcaaagtcagcctcagcaacttagcaagtccctgtctcaaaccacaaaaataaaaagggctggggatatggctcagtggtaaagtgcacctGGGTTCCATATCTGgagccccccaaaaaataaaataaaataaaaaaagaaagaaaagaaaaagaaaaaaaaagagtatccATTATGGTCATCACTTCCAGCGCAAAATAAGATCAAATTAAAGGTGTATAATCATGggttagggttgtagctcagtggt
This region of Callospermophilus lateralis isolate mCalLat2 chromosome 6, mCalLat2.hap1, whole genome shotgun sequence genomic DNA includes:
- the LOC143402395 gene encoding sodium-dependent glucose transporter 1-like translates to MIGGVLFDCMNDFLLMGMSMLATTVGLYIIPLCKRSVLLIVMMSVLGTSIGVLDTGGNILILALWGDKGAPHMQSLHFGFALGAFLAPLLAKLALGTPVSAENHTEPAFQPPATNGSSEADSAPLFGLPDDMNLFWAYAFIGAYIFIVSLFLFALFFKKSSRQERAKVSAQAYRRAEYHKTLLCLLFVFFFFYVGAEITYGSYIFSFATTYAGMEESEAAGLNSIFWGTFAACRGLAIFFAACLQPGIMIVLSNIGSLASSLFLVLFNKNPLCLWIATSVYGASMATTFPSGISWIEQYTTISGKSAAFLVIGAALGDMAIPAIIGVVEGQYPDLPIVLYSCLGSAIFTAVIFPVLYKLATLPLDRQRKANRKSEGKKAVPSSSRL